The DNA window atttcatgtaattttcactaaatataattaaatttgatcgatttttaattggattttgaaaTTGATGACATCTAATAATCGATTTAATCCAATTTACatccaacttttaacattcaataTAAACCAATTGTAATTGAAAATCTAACTTTTTATAattagattagattggatcAATTTGATtcaattaaattagattagatCTTGCCGACTTTTACTTTTCTTatgaattttaaagaaaatggaGATTTGATGCATCTCATGAGAGTGCCCTTAAGCACTATTCATTACCTAAATCTCTTTTTTGATTTATTAGAGAAAATGTGGGAGTACTATTTCGATTATGCTGCATCAGTTTTCAAGTCTCGAACTTTCAGCAATTAACAGGTacaatggatttttttttttttttctctatcacATGCAATGTACAGTACTATTAAGAAGATTTGAACCTTAAGTCTTATCTTTATATCGAAGAAAAAATTCTGACTTTGAAATTTACTACTTTTTGTAACTTGATTAGTAGATTAAACTTAATAAGGAGTATATTACTTTTAGCAATCCATTTATTTGATGAATTTAATTGATATAATAGAGATTTGAACTCATCCCCTCACAGACACAGAACCACTTATGGCTATTGGCTAGTTACAAGTGAAGTAATGTCCTTATTGAAGTTGTCGCGGCTATTTTAATAactttctcttttattttctttttaactttttattctcttaattaacaataataatcCCCCAAATTTGCAATAAACTAATTTCTCTCTCCTTGTTCTCTTTCTATGTTGCTAAATGTAGGTTATGTCTCCCATCAAATTCTAATTTTGTGTTAGGTAGTGTTAATTTTCtgcaaattatatttataacctttaattttatgtaacatTTTTATAGGTTCACTGCAACAATAATTGTTGTttcaatttttatgtaaaatataaGAATTTAAAAATCTAACGTATATGatacaaatatatttcaaaacttagtagatcaaatgtatattataatctgaaataaaattaaacttttttttatacatatatatattttttcttcttttaaatttaattttttttttatttattttaatttgttgttggaaACATAAGACAACAATAATCTATTTCAATTTGATGTTagttatatgaaaaaaaaaaattaataaatattaaatattccatattaaaaattaaccaacaaaaaataatcaattcaattcgcatttttgtaaattaagttagatccaaaatataaaatccACTCTGATCAAATGCACTGTGAGTAAAATAATATGAGTTGGATTGGATGAACACCCTAATCTTTACGGTTTTACATTGCATAGCCAAATAAACATAAGCCTTTCAGATATACTACACTCAACATTCAAGTAGTTATCTATATAGTGATGGGTCCGAAAATCTTGGAGTAGGAATGGCAACTAGAGgtatcttcttcttcaacacaATCCCAAACTTCTCTTCAAGATCCATTTTCTCTCCACGAGGCAATTCCCAGTTAAAAGAATGCAAAAGAGTAGCTAGTGAATACACCACCGTCCTCTCAGCCATGGCTATCCCTGCACATATCCTTCTACCAGACCCAAATGGGATGTAGTTAAAGTCACTTCCACTGAAGTCCCATTTACTGTCATTCAAGAATCTGTCCGGATCAAACTTGAGGGGATTCTCCCAGATGGAAGGGTCTCTCTGTGTGGCCCAAACATTGATGAAAATCCGAGAGCCTTTTGGAATGGTGTAGCCTCCCACAATGCAACTTTCACTTGGGCAATGAGGCACTAACAATGGTAGAACTGGGTGCAGCCTCAGAGTTTCTTTCATCACAGCTTGTAAGTAAGGTAGCTTATGAATGTCAGACTCCTCTACTATGTTGTCTTTGCCAATCACAGCTTCTAACTCTTTTTGGGCTTTCTTTAAAATCTCTGGCTGGTTCATGATTTCAGCCATGGCAAATTCGATTGTATTAGAGGATGTGTCACTTCCACCCACTATCATATCCTGTTCACAAAAGTCATGGAAGTTACTAACTTAACATAATAAATTCAAGAAAAACTAgcaaattttatttcttataaaatctcttttctttagcCATTATCATCAGCTCATAAACAATAAAGAtgtcaatttatttatttattttttaattatttttagaacaGATACAAACTATTTTATATCatacacataaataaattaGAGAAAGGAAGGACAtgatagctttattgtctaaatttctaGGAACAGTTTTATCACATGTGGCTTGCGATAAAATTTCTGTAGCTCGTGATGTGGTAAAACATGTCATTTGGTTAGACAATAAGTTATTCTGATTCGAAGAAGTTGCGCTGTCGATCGTAGTTAATCATGTGTGACTCAATTCACcacgtaaaaaaaaataataataaaaaaaatcagagaATGAGACTGTTTGGGTCATTTTGAATTTTGAGATTGTTTTGGTGTAAAGTTATTCAAGAGCAGTTTAAGCCATTTACGTCActacaaaaaatgaaaaagtgaCAACGTGAAGGGGAAAAAATGTAGTAAATTagcaaaaataattttgttcGAAAACTAGTTTCTAAatttgatcatttaagtcttGAAAATTTAGTTCCTTTAAAAAAGAGCATAGTCTCAAATATAGCAATGTAAAGTCGTGTACCGTAAGCAAGGCTTTGATTTGGATAATTGTCAATGGAGTTTTAGAATCAACTTCTTCTTTCAACTCCAACAGATACTGCAAGAAATCTCTCCTCTCACTAACCCCTTTCAACCGTTGAGCAATCAAGTTCTCGAACATCATATCAAATCTAAGAGCCAGCTTAGTCATTTGCTTTCCGACCCCTTGCAGATCAAACCGAGCCAGACCCGGATAAAAATCAGACACATTAGGCTTACCCAGAAGCTCAGTTATCTCAGAAATAATCTGCCGAAACTCCGAACCCAACTTATCTCTCTCCTCTCCCTCCACAGACCCACCCCAAAGCATATTCGTAATCACATTCAGAATGGTCAGAAACATCTGTTCCCCAACTCCAACTGGAGACCCGACCCGACTGTAAAAGTACCCGACTGTCTTCCGAACCTCCCGACGCCGGAGCTCGTAGACGGAGTCCAAGGTAGTGTTGCTGAGCATCTTGAGAACGCAGACTTTTCTGAGCATACGCCATTCGGGACCGTACGGCGTCCATGTTATGTCGTATCCGCCATAGGTGATGATACGACCGGCGACTGGGACGTCGCGGTTGGCGAAAACGACGTCGTTGTCTTTCAAAACTTCTCGGGCCAGAGAAGGTGAGGTGATGACTATACCGACCTTGTTCCCCAGCTGAAGCTTCAGTATTGGGCCGTGGTTTTGGGCCAAGTTGGTGAAGTAGGTGTGGAGCTCCGGGTCCAGAGATAGAAGGTTGCCCAGTAAGGGTAACCCACGTGGGCCTGGCGGTAACGGTGGCGAGGCCCGATTAGACCGTAATTTGAGATATATGAATAGGAGGAGGACGACGGCGGCAGCCGAGAGAGTGAAGAACACGCGCTTGAAGTTGTCATCGGTAAAGAAGCTTAGTGAAGCGGTGTTGGGTTGTTGTGTCATTGTTGTGAGTGTGTTTAGAGAAATATTGAGTTTCTCCTTTTGAGTAGTAAATGAGAAAAAAGACCATATCTGTATTCAGTCATTAATAAGATGTAGGATCCAATCCAAATTCCTATTATTTTACTCATATTGGATCTGATATCATTAaagtgtggtttttttttttttttttttttttgaattcaaTACGAATCCAATTCAATTCATACAATAACTCAAAtccaatcaaattttattttaaattagttaatttttaatattaaattatttaatatttataaaaaatattttttttttcacaacaaaataaaataaattataattattttaaatctccaacaacacattaaaataaataaataataaattcaaaagaagaataaaaaatttatatgtatgtacaaagaaatatttacttttattttaaattgtatgtagaaaaaaaattatataagaatagaatatacatttaatctattaagttttgaaatataattgtattatatgtattaaaattttaaattactattttttttacattaaaatattatttgttatataattttttaatttctttttataaagaTATGTGGATTGGATCGATTACTTTTATATTTCAATCGACATCCAATCCACATAagtacaaattttgaattttccaatccaatctaatctgcACAAGTGCAGATATCCGTACTCTTTGCATATTGAATTGGATCGACTATTCGATGAACACTAACCTcaaattattttgtcatttctttatcttttttggcCTTTTTATTATGGTTTGCATTTATCTTCTACAGAGATgctttagaaaaatctaaaaggCATGCATGGCCGGCAAGGCAGTAATTATATACACTATGATACAAATATGCATTAACCAACAAAAATGTATATCTACAGTGATGTTTGATTTCTCTAGGGACTAATTGTAGAATCTAGGGGTATACTGTCCAACcatgaatcatccaaaagaggAGTAGAAGGGTCCAATTCAGAAGGCCATTCAGAGATAACATCTATCTCATTGAAAATGATAGGCTTAGATTTTCCACCTGTACTTTGGAAAATAGTTTGTAGCCATAAATTACAATGGACAAAAACTAAATCATTCAGCTTTTCAAGTTCTGCTTTGTTACGCTTTTTGTTGTGTAAGCTCTCAAATGTGGTCCAATTCCACCTGCACCAATGTG is part of the Cannabis sativa cultivar Pink pepper isolate KNU-18-1 chromosome 5, ASM2916894v1, whole genome shotgun sequence genome and encodes:
- the LOC115716283 gene encoding flavonoid 3'-monooxygenase CYP75B137, translated to MTQQPNTASLSFFTDDNFKRVFFTLSAAAVVLLLFIYLKLRSNRASPPLPPGPRGLPLLGNLLSLDPELHTYFTNLAQNHGPILKLQLGNKVGIVITSPSLAREVLKDNDVVFANRDVPVAGRIITYGGYDITWTPYGPEWRMLRKVCVLKMLSNTTLDSVYELRRREVRKTVGYFYSRVGSPVGVGEQMFLTILNVITNMLWGGSVEGEERDKLGSEFRQIISEITELLGKPNVSDFYPGLARFDLQGVGKQMTKLALRFDMMFENLIAQRLKGVSERRDFLQYLLELKEEVDSKTPLTIIQIKALLTDMIVGGSDTSSNTIEFAMAEIMNQPEILKKAQKELEAVIGKDNIVEESDIHKLPYLQAVMKETLRLHPVLPLLVPHCPSESCIVGGYTIPKGSRIFINVWATQRDPSIWENPLKFDPDRFLNDSKWDFSGSDFNYIPFGSGRRICAGIAMAERTVVYSLATLLHSFNWELPRGEKMDLEEKFGIVLKKKIPLVAIPTPRFSDPSLYR